In a genomic window of Scyliorhinus torazame isolate Kashiwa2021f chromosome 5, sScyTor2.1, whole genome shotgun sequence:
- the LOC140417913 gene encoding uncharacterized protein: MDKRWKCGDCGKGFRCPSDLETHRRVHTGERPFTCSTCGQGFSKSSTLQSHQRVHTGERPFTCTECGKGFTQSTNLLTHQRVHTRERPFTCSECGKGFTQSSNLLTHQRVHTGERSFTCFECGKRFTQSSNLLTHQRVHTGERPFTCAVCGKGFSRLSSLQEHQRVHTRERPFTCSVCGKTFTWSSLLLRHQRVHTSNLERHKATSTTEKPCKCVDCGKGFKYPSLLEMHRRSHTGEKPFTCSLCGKGFTQSTTLLRHQRFHTGQRPFICSVCGKGFTQSSELLVHQRVHTGEKPFTCSVCGKGFTQLSQLLTHQRVHTGERPFTCSVCEKGFTNSSNLLTHQRVHTGERPFICSVCEKGFTTSSNLLTHQRIHTQERPFTCSVCARRFSQLAHLLTHQQVHR; this comes from the exons ATGGACAAaagatggaaatgtggggattgtgggaagggattccgttgcCCGTCTGATCTGGAAACTCAtcggcgtgttcacactggggagagaccgttcacctgctccacatgtgggcAGGGGTTTAGCAagtcatccaccctgcagtcacaccagcgagttcacactggggagaggccgttcacctgcactgagtgtgggaagggattcactcagtcaaccaacctgctgacacaccagcgagttcacaccagggagagaccgtttacttgttctgagtgtgggaagggattcactcagtcatccaaccttctgacacaccagcgagttcacactggagagaggtcattcacctgctttgaatgtgggaaaagattcactcagtcatccaacctcctgacacaccagcgggttcacactggagagagaccgttcacctgcgctGTGTGCGGAAAGGGATTCAgccggttatccagcctgcaggaaCACCAGCGTgtccacaccagggagaggccattcacctgttctgtgtgtgggaagacatTCACATGGTCCTCcctcctgctgagacaccaacgggttcacacg tccaatctggagagacacaaggccACCAGCACCACGGAGAAACCGTGTAAATGTGTGgattgtggaaagggattcaaATACCCATCCCTACTGGAAatgcatcggcgcagtcacactggggagaagccgttcacttgctccctatgtgggaagggattcactcagtcaaccactctgctgagacaccaacgatttCACACAGGGCAGAGACCGTtcatctgttctgtgtgtgggaagggattcactcagtcatctgagctgctggtacaccagcgagttcacactggggagaaaccattcacctgctctgtttgtgggaagggattcactcagttatcccagttgctgacacaccagcgagttcacactggggagagaccattcacctgctcggtgtgtgagaaaggattcactaatTCATCAaatcttctgacacaccagcgagttcatactggcgaGAGACCGTTCATTTGCTccgtgtgtgagaaaggattcaccacttcatccaacCTTTTgacccaccagcgaattcacacccaggagaggccattcacttgttcAGTGTGTGCGAGGCGATTCAGTCAGCtagcccacctgctgacacaccagcaagttcacaggtGA